A section of the Nitrospira sp. genome encodes:
- a CDS encoding universal stress protein has translation MRTVVAVDWSEQSFNAVKVVCRLFTHEALTLIHAVDLRPFENPLFAQPLGRNSAGALREGMVAAGERLLDQTGALVPVTVPSIQRVYKIGNPAPVVLEAIRSTHADLVAVGSRGRGRLAELVLGSVSHRVVLHAPCSALLVRDDPGSIRRVLLTVEGYEDSLRLRTWLSTHRFSRPIELSLLTVVPTIPIGDSTMDFRYDKWTAEMDQYARQLVDETAAALRTMYSGVTAQVEHGDPAHCIINAAGHADLVIVGSHGWKGLEHFLLGSVSHAVLHKVTCPILILR, from the coding sequence ATGCGCACCGTCGTTGCCGTCGACTGGTCCGAGCAGTCTTTCAACGCCGTCAAGGTCGTCTGCCGTCTCTTCACTCATGAAGCATTGACCCTCATCCACGCGGTGGACCTCCGGCCGTTCGAAAACCCGCTCTTTGCGCAACCGCTCGGCCGTAACAGCGCTGGAGCATTGCGCGAGGGAATGGTGGCAGCAGGAGAGCGCCTGCTTGATCAAACCGGGGCATTGGTGCCGGTCACGGTTCCTTCCATCCAGCGAGTCTATAAGATCGGGAACCCGGCGCCGGTTGTGCTGGAGGCGATTCGTTCGACTCATGCCGACTTGGTTGCGGTCGGATCACGGGGGCGTGGACGCCTTGCGGAATTGGTCTTGGGCAGCGTCTCGCATCGGGTGGTTTTGCATGCCCCCTGCTCGGCCTTGCTGGTCAGAGACGACCCGGGGAGCATTCGACGGGTGTTGCTCACCGTGGAAGGGTATGAGGATTCACTCCGGCTGCGTACCTGGTTGAGCACTCACCGGTTCAGCCGGCCGATCGAACTGTCGCTCTTGACCGTCGTGCCGACCATTCCCATCGGCGATTCGACGATGGACTTTCGATACGACAAATGGACGGCTGAAATGGATCAGTATGCCCGGCAGCTTGTGGACGAAACGGCGGCAGCCTTGCGAACCATGTATTCCGGCGTCACCGCGCAAGTCGAGCATGGTGATCCGGCGCATTGCATTATCAACGCGGCAGGCCATGCCGATCTTGTGATTGTCGGCTCGCATGGTTGGAAAGGCCTCGAACACTTTCTGCTCGGCAGCGTGTCACATGCGGTCTTGCACAAAGTGACCTGCCCCATCCTGATCCTTCGATGA
- a CDS encoding CBS domain-containing protein, with protein sequence MAWNIASKIVHRVVTIDENHTVLDAATLMAEEFVGSALITSSSKITGVFTERDLMMRVVGRKRDPEKVKIKDVMTKNMVTVSPKDTANHCLNLMKEHRCRHLLVFDNEEFIGIVSLRDMVALLMEEKEALIAYLHQYISS encoded by the coding sequence ATGGCGTGGAATATTGCCTCGAAAATTGTTCACAGGGTGGTGACGATCGACGAGAATCATACCGTGCTCGATGCCGCGACGCTGATGGCCGAGGAATTCGTCGGATCGGCGCTCATCACCAGTTCCTCCAAGATCACCGGCGTTTTCACGGAGCGAGACTTGATGATGCGCGTCGTCGGTCGGAAGCGAGATCCTGAGAAGGTAAAGATCAAGGATGTGATGACGAAAAACATGGTCACCGTGAGCCCGAAGGATACTGCGAACCATTGTTTGAATCTGATGAAGGAACATCGCTGTCGCCACCTCTTGGTGTTCGACAACGAGGAGTTTATCGGGATTGTCTCGCTCCGGGATATGGTTGCGCTGCTGATGGAGGAAAAGGAGGCGCTCATCGCCTATCTCCACCAATACATCAGTTCATGA
- a CDS encoding zinc ribbon domain-containing protein, translating into MNCTSCETALPLRARFCPACGVHVTLPEDPAFDEAALQAAGCGDELNQRTAPAPLDHEALKARLIDCYVNFSMARELSGWLQALGRPSTGTMQEKLTRVRQQADSLVLPAESLPRQTIWYLNRYDEKILTEICEELGIDNSGPKERQITRIYHAVGLREGWLQPLSEDARNIITETFLPILRAVDHRNYADLDQWGELGDLLDRESRNRPDHQGHGSAFMAVLIPSLLQEAHRDLLQHELDARAGKPF; encoded by the coding sequence ATGAACTGCACCAGTTGTGAGACTGCGCTCCCGTTGCGGGCCCGCTTTTGTCCCGCCTGCGGGGTGCACGTGACATTGCCGGAGGATCCGGCGTTCGATGAAGCAGCCTTGCAAGCGGCCGGGTGCGGGGACGAGTTGAACCAACGAACGGCTCCGGCGCCCCTCGACCATGAAGCCTTGAAGGCACGGCTGATCGATTGTTATGTGAATTTTTCCATGGCCAGGGAACTATCCGGATGGCTGCAAGCACTCGGGCGTCCATCAACGGGAACGATGCAGGAGAAACTCACTCGTGTGCGACAACAAGCGGATTCGCTGGTACTGCCGGCCGAAAGTCTTCCTCGCCAGACCATCTGGTACCTGAACCGATATGACGAGAAGATTCTCACGGAGATTTGCGAAGAGCTTGGTATCGACAACAGCGGACCAAAGGAGCGGCAGATCACCAGGATCTATCATGCCGTGGGTCTGCGTGAGGGCTGGCTCCAACCGCTGTCGGAAGATGCTCGAAACATCATCACCGAGACGTTTCTGCCTATCCTGAGGGCGGTCGATCACAGGAATTATGCTGACCTCGACCAGTGGGGTGAACTCGGAGACCTGCTCGACAGGGAAAGTAGGAATCGGCCCGATCATCAAGGCCATGGGAGCGCCTTCATGGCCGTCCTGATTCCCAGCTTACTCCAAGAGGCGCATCGGGATCTGCTTCAACATGAACTCGATGCCAGAGCCGGGAAACCCTTCTGA
- a CDS encoding universal stress protein: MTTKTTGDQSLFTTDQALNSHASAKTILIAVDDSDESARALHYVGALLRDIQDVNVTLFHVLNPMPRELMEHGGSENPETEHHLGEQLRKDQEEWIRTEGVIEYPILVTAMERLGQTGFPLDRVTLKLGHERDIADSIMDEARAGGYGTVVVTRHGPTGTKRLFSSRITDRLVRDLSGVALWVLG, translated from the coding sequence ATGACGACCAAGACAACGGGTGACCAATCCCTCTTCACAACGGACCAGGCGCTCAACAGCCACGCCTCCGCCAAAACCATTCTCATCGCTGTCGATGACTCGGACGAGTCCGCCCGCGCCCTGCACTATGTCGGCGCGCTGCTCCGGGACATTCAGGACGTGAACGTGACATTGTTTCATGTGCTGAACCCCATGCCCCGGGAACTGATGGAGCACGGCGGCTCGGAGAACCCTGAGACTGAACACCATCTCGGCGAACAACTCCGCAAGGACCAGGAAGAATGGATACGTACTGAAGGCGTCATCGAATATCCCATCCTGGTGACGGCGATGGAACGACTCGGGCAGACCGGATTTCCTCTCGACCGTGTCACGCTCAAGTTGGGACATGAACGCGATATCGCCGACAGCATCATGGATGAAGCCAGGGCCGGAGGATATGGCACCGTCGTGGTGACCCGACACGGGCCGACGGGAACCAAGCGACTCTTCAGCAGCCGCATCACCGACCGCCTGGTGCGGGACCTGTCCGGAGTCGCGCTCTGGGTCCTGGGATAA
- a CDS encoding DUF5069 domain-containing protein, translating into MDLRTTFPRSMRVTLEGYVHLARMIDKCRAVLAGTEGEYIYPCPMDDRLMAFAGITAAQFTAAVKQHPNDEGVIRWFRGIATPHAQTELDEWNRMMLSRGPTTPEKQASFNKYRDAVDPSRTDLTSWADLQDLEEGRTVPRRA; encoded by the coding sequence ATGGATTTGCGCACGACGTTCCCGCGCAGCATGCGCGTCACACTGGAAGGATATGTGCACCTCGCGCGCATGATCGATAAGTGCCGCGCCGTGCTCGCGGGAACCGAAGGCGAATATATCTACCCCTGCCCCATGGATGACCGGCTCATGGCATTCGCCGGCATCACCGCGGCGCAGTTCACCGCAGCCGTGAAGCAACACCCGAATGACGAAGGCGTCATCCGATGGTTTCGCGGGATAGCCACGCCGCACGCCCAAACCGAGCTGGATGAGTGGAACCGGATGATGTTGAGTCGGGGGCCCACCACGCCGGAGAAGCAGGCTTCATTTAATAAGTATCGGGACGCCGTGGATCCCTCCCGTACCGACCTCACCAGTTGGGCCGACCTCCAGGACCTTGAAGAAGGACGGACGGTCCCACGAAGAGCCTAG
- a CDS encoding DUF3386 domain-containing protein gives MEHTAAIDTQTTVADDPQARALLQRAFESTARWQPDFRGFSADLTVNTNGQQVRGTVVVKGPREVTVQLPDETIQKWAQEQIGMIAVHRAPRKFEESDGKHRLTMEAGEDHPLGRRLDIHGDGMQSFYRIKDNRITQINRKMPHVAFTINVEESSTTQDQKQLTTKYTVYYFAPQDAKLRNVESFTDTHVRVGSSDLPATRRIISYENGAVLVRTLTFTNHKLLA, from the coding sequence ATGGAACATACTGCAGCGATCGATACACAAACCACCGTAGCCGACGACCCCCAAGCCCGCGCCCTGCTCCAACGGGCCTTCGAGAGCACGGCCAGATGGCAGCCTGATTTTCGAGGATTTTCGGCCGACCTTACGGTGAATACCAACGGCCAGCAGGTGCGTGGAACCGTGGTGGTCAAGGGACCGCGTGAGGTCACGGTGCAGTTGCCGGACGAAACCATTCAGAAGTGGGCCCAGGAACAGATCGGCATGATCGCCGTGCACCGCGCGCCCCGCAAGTTCGAGGAATCGGACGGCAAACACCGCCTCACCATGGAAGCCGGCGAAGACCACCCGCTCGGCCGTCGGTTAGACATCCACGGCGACGGCATGCAGTCTTTCTACCGAATCAAAGATAACCGCATCACGCAGATCAACCGGAAGATGCCCCATGTGGCGTTCACCATCAACGTGGAAGAAAGCAGCACCACCCAGGACCAGAAGCAGCTGACCACCAAGTACACGGTGTATTATTTCGCGCCGCAGGACGCCAAGCTGCGCAACGTCGAGAGCTTTACCGACACCCATGTCCGGGTCGGTAGCTCGGATCTGCCGGCCACACGCCGGATCATCTCGTACGAAAACGGGGCGGTGCTGGTTCGGACCCTGACGTTCACCAACCACAAGTTGCTGGCCTGA
- a CDS encoding ATP-dependent Clp protease adaptor ClpS, with protein MSTLTPAMTPEALDTTDVGTGDDLEARVIVFNCDCHTYQQVIALFCKCIPGMNSSRAFELAWRIDHEGQATVYSGERKAAEEIGKKLAAGGLRVGVQ; from the coding sequence ATGAGCACACTGACCCCTGCCATGACCCCTGAGGCCCTCGACACGACCGACGTGGGCACAGGCGACGACCTGGAAGCACGAGTCATCGTGTTCAACTGCGACTGCCACACCTATCAGCAGGTCATCGCGCTCTTCTGCAAATGCATTCCCGGAATGAACTCTTCCCGGGCCTTCGAACTGGCGTGGCGCATCGACCACGAGGGCCAGGCGACGGTCTATTCGGGAGAGCGAAAGGCGGCGGAGGAGATCGGGAAGAAACTGGCGGCCGGAGGGTTACGGGTCGGAGTGCAGTAG